CGAGCGCCTGCGCACCCTCACGGGTCGCGACGTTGCCGCCGATGATGTCGATGTGCGCGAAGGAGTCGTCGGCCTTCAGGCGGCGGACCATGTCGATGACGCCCGCGGACTGCCCGTTGGCCGTGTCCACGACCAGCACGTCCACGCCCGCGTCGCGCAGGGCCTGCGCGCGCTCGAACGCGTCGCCGAAGAACCCGATGGCGGCACCGACCCGGAGCCGGCCCTGGTCGTCCTTGGTGGCGAGCGGATACTTCTCGCTCTTGTCGAAGTCCTTGATGGTGATGAGCCCGGCCAGCTTGCCGTCGTCGTCGATCAGGGGCAGCTTCTCGACGCGGTGCTTCGCGAACGCCGCGATGACGTCGCCGGCGCTGACGCCGACGGGCGCGGTGATGAGGCCCTCGCGGGTCATCACGTCGCGCACGTACGTGCTCTTGCGCTCGAAGCCGGAGACGAACCGGATGTCGCGGTTGGTGACGATGCCGATGAGACGGCCATCGTCGTCGATGACGGGGAGCCCGGAGATGCGGTATTTGGCGCAGAGCGCGTCGACCTCTTCGATCGTCGCGTCGGCCGTGGTGGTGACCGGGTCGGAGATCATCCCGGACTCGCTGCGCTTGACGCGGTCGACCATGGCGGCCTGCTCCGCGATCGAGACGTTCCGGTGCAGGATGCCGAGACCCCCCTCACGGGCGATCGCGATCGCCATCCGGGTCTCGGTGACCGTGTCCATCGCCGCGGCGATCAGCGGCGTCGCGACCGTGATCCGCCGCGTCACCCGGGAGGACGTGTCCGCCTCACTGGGGATCACGTCGGTATGTCCGGGCAGCAGCAGGACGTCGTCGTAGGTCAGTCCGACGAAGCCGAACGGATCGTGGTTGTCCATGAGTTCTCCTCCCCTGCCGACGGTGCACATCGAACAGGACGGCATCGACCGGCGCGCGGGAGAGCCGATCCTCCCGCCGTCCACCGATTCTAAGCGCGCGGAGACCGTGTTCATTCCCGCGCGCGAGGGAGAGGGGGCCGCCGCGAACGAGTTCCGCGGTTTCCCGCCCCGAAACACCCTCGACACACTACGCTCGTACGGTGTTCGTCACTGCCGATGGACATGTCGTCGTACGGTGGCCGAGCCACCTGGAGGATCAGTGAGGCCCACGACCACAGCGCAGCGCCCGAGGCGACGCGTCCTGTTCACCGCACTGCTCGGTGCGGCGATCGCGATGCTGCTCAGCCTCCTCGCTCTGCCCAGTCCCGCCCTGGCCGCAGAAGACGATCCCTACCGGATCAGCGGCAACGTCCAGCTCGACGGGCAACCGCTCGAAGGAGTCGAGCTCGTCGTCGACGGCCCCGGCGGGGAACAGACCGTGACCACCGACGAGAAGGGCCAATGGCGCGTCGGCGTCCCCGAGCGCGACACGTACACGGTCACCCTCGACGAGGACACCCTGCCCGAGGGTATCGCGGTCGTCGACGAGGCATCGGACACCCCCAACGAGAAGGAGGTGGATGTCGGGGCGGGCGGCCGTGTCACGGTCAACTTCTTCATCGGCGAAGGGGAACGCAACGTCACCGGCTTCGCCGACCAGCTCGTCCAGCGCGTCGTCCAGGGCCTGAGCTTCGGGCTCATGCTGGCCCTCGCCGCCGTCGGGTTGACCCTCGTGTACGGCACGACCGGTATCTCCAACTTCGCGCACGGCGAGATGGTCAGCTTCGGCGCCATCGTCGCCCTGCTCCTGGTCGGCCCCGCGAGCTTCGCGCTCCCCTGGTGGCTCGGCTATCCGCTGGCCGTGATCCTGAGCGCCGGATTCGGGTTCGTCCTGGATGCCCTGCTCTGGCGCCCGCTCCGGCGGCGCCGGGTGGGGGTCGTGCAGCTGATGATCGTGAGCATCGGCCTCTCACTCGCGCTGCGCTACGTCTACCAGTTCTTCATCGGCGGCGGCACCATCCAGCTCCCCTACGCCTCCGCGCCGAAGTTCAACCTCTTCGGCTCGGTGCAGATGGGGATCATCGACATGATCTCGATCGGGATCTCGATCGTCGTCATCGTCGCCTTCGCCCTGTGGCTGACCCGCTCCCGGCTGGGGAAGGCGACCCGGGCGATCTCGGACAATTCCTCGCTCGCGGCGGCATCCGGCATCGACGTCGACCACGTCGTGCGGGTGGTCTGGATCGTCGCCGGCGGACTCGCCGGTCTCGCCGGCATCCTTTACGCCTACTACCGTCCGGGCATCAAGTGGGACATGGGCGCGCAGCTCCTCCTGCTGATGTTCGCCGCCGTCATCCTCGGCGGGCTCGGCACGGCGTACGGTGCGCTGATCGGCGCGATCATCGTGGGGCTCCTGGTCGAGGTGTCCAGCCTCTGGATCCCGTCCGACCTCAAGTACGCGAGCGCGCTGTTCGTCCTCATCGTCATCCTGCTCTTCCGACCACAGGGCATCCTCGGCCGCCGCGAGAGAATAGGTTAGGGCGAACCCATGGACTGGCTTCAGATCTTCTCCAACACCGCCTCCTCCATCCTGAGTCCGGCGACCATCGGCTACGCGCTGGCCGCCCTCGGACTCGCGGTGCACTTCGGCTACGCCGGCCTGATCAACATGGGCATCGCCGGCTTCATGGCGATCGGCGCCTACGGCTACGCGATCTCCATCCTGAGCTTCGGACTCCCCTGGTGGCTCGGTGCCATCATCGGCCTGGTGGCGGCGGCGCTGTTCGCCCTCATCCTCGGCATCCCGACGCTGCGGTTGCGCGGGGACTACCTCGCCATCGTGACGATCGCGGCCGCCGAGGTCGTGCGCCTGCTCTTCCTCACGACGGCCTTCGACGAGGTCACCGGTTCCGCCGACGGGCTGAGCGGCTACCACGGCAGCTTCCGGGCAGCCAACCCGCTGCCGGAAGGGACGTACGGCCTCGGCCCCTGGACATACAACGAGAACCAGTGGTGGGTGCGCATCATGGGTCTGCTGACCCTCGCGTTCGCCGTCCTCGTCGTCTGGATGCTGATGCGCAGCCCCTGGGGCCGCGCGCTCAAGGGCATCCGCGAGGACGAGGATGCGGTCCGCTCCCTCGGCAAGAACGTGTACGCGTACAAGATGCAGTCGCTCGTGCTCGGCGGGGTGCTCGCCGCGGCCGGAGGCATCGTGTACGCCCTGCCATCGGCGGTCAGCCCCGGCGTCTACGTGACGTCGCTGACCTTCTTCGTCTGGACGGCCCTCCTGCTGGGCGGTGCGGCGACGGTCTTCGGGCCGCTGCTGGGCTCGCTGATCTTCTGGGTGCTGCAGACCTTCCTCTCCAACGTGCTGCCCGCACTGGTGCAAGCCGGGGTACTCCCCTTCATGTCGCAGATCCAGGCGGGTACGCTGCGGTTCATCCTCGTCGGCGTCGCGCTGATGCTGCTGGTCATCTTCATGCCACAGGGTCTGCTCGGCAACAAGAAGGAGCTGACCTTTGTCAAGTGAGAACCCGGCCGAATCCGTCGTCGTCCCCGCCCCGCGCGAGAAGACCACCGGCCTCCACGTCGGCGAGGCGGCGCCCGGCGTCGCCAAGGTCGACCCGATCATCGTCGCCGACGACGTCCGTCGCACGTTCGGCGGCATCAACGCGGTGGACGTCGACCACATCGAGATCCCGCGCGGCGCCATCACCGCACTGATCGGCCCCAACGGTGCCGGCAAGACGACCCTGTTCAACCTGCTCACCGGCTTCGACAAGCCCAACGCCGGAACCTGGAGCTTCGAAGGACGTTCACTCTCGAACATGCCCGCCTACAAGGTGGCGCGTATGGGACTCGTGCGCACGTTCCAGCTCACCAAGGCGCTGGGCCTGCTGACGGTGCTCGACAACATGAAGCTGGGCGCGACCGGTCAGCGGGGCGAGCGGTTCTGGGCCGGGATGCTCCCGGCGCTCTGGCGCAAGCAGGACGCCGAGATCGAGGAACGCGCCATGGCGTTGCTGGCCAAGTTCAAGCTCGACACCAAGGCCGCGGATTTCGCGGCCAGCCTGTCGGGCGGCCAGCGGAAGCTGCTGGAGATGGCCCGCGCCCTCATGACCGAGCCGACGCTCGTCATGCTCGACGAGCCGATGGCGGGGGTGAACCCCGCCCTCACCCAGTCCCTCCTCGAGAAGATCCTGGATCTGAAGGACGAGGGCATGACGGTCCTGTTCGTCGAACACGACATGCACATGGTGCGCCACATCGCGGACTGGGTGATCGTGATGGCGGAGGGCCGGATCGTCGCCGAGGGCGACCCGCACACCGTGATGCGGAACCCCGCGGTGATCGACGCCTACCTGGGCGCGCACCAGGAGCTGGACCTCGGCGTCGTCACCGGCAGGATCGATGTGGTCGACGCGGACCCCACCACGGATGCGGAGAAGTCCGCCGTCGCCTCCGCGGAAAAGCTGGTGGATGAGGGCATCGCCGAAGAGGAGACCGAGAAATGAGCGCTCCCGTGCAGACCGGGACCCCCGTGGTCTTCGTCGACGACGTACACGCCGGGTACCTGCCCGGCGTCAACATCCTCAACGGATGTTCGCTGGTCGCTCATCAGGGCGAGCTGATCGGCATCATCGGGCCCAACGGTGCCGGTAAGTCGACGCTCCTGCGCGCCATCTTCGGTCAGGTGAACGTGCGTTCGGGGACGGTGTCGCTCGAGGGCGACGACATCACCGGACAGAAGCCGGACAAGCTCGTCAAACGCGGGGTCGGGTTCATCCCGCAGAGCAACAACGTCTTCCCCAGTCTCACGATCGAGGAGAACCTGCAGATGGGGCTGTACCAGCGCCCGTCCGCGTACAAGGAGCGCCTGGAGTTCGTGACGGGGATCTTCTCCGAGCTGGGCGCGCGGCTCAAGCAGCGTGCGGGCTCGCTCTCCGGCGGCGAACGGCAGATGGTCGCGATGAGCCGCGCCCTGATGATGGACCCGAAGGTCCTGCTCCTGGACGAGCCGTCCGCCGGCCTCTCCCCCGTGCGTCAGGACGAGGCCTTCATCCGGGTGTCCGAGATCAACAAGGCCGGCGTCACCTGCATCATGGTCGAGCAGAACGCCCGCCGTTGCCTGCAGATCTGCGACCGCGGATACGTCCTCGACCAGGGACGGGATGCCTACACCGGCACCGGGCGGGAGCTGCTGGGAGATCCCAAGGTCACCGAGCTGTACCTGGGCACCCTCGGTACCTGACCCACTCGCCCGCGGGTGCCGGACGCGGTGTGTGCCCGGGGCGCGCCGGACCCGGTGTGCGCGCCCGGGGCGCGCGCCGCGGGACGCCCTGGCAGGGCGATGCCTGCTCGGGTTGGCGTGCCGGGTGCCCGGACAACCTTCCGGAAGAACCGCACGTTCCGCCCTGCTCAACCCTGTCCGGACCTCCGGCGACGCCGAAGGTCCGGAGTGCTGACCGTCCGCGGCCCGAGGCCGGCCAGCATCGCGACGACGGCCCGGCCGATGGTCGGCGCATCGGCGAAGATGTCCGCGGCGATCGGGCGGATGCACGCGTAGCCGCGCTCCGCGAGTCGCAGGTCACGTCGCCGGTCGGCGACCTGCGCCTCCCACCCACCGTGGTGCGCACGGCTGTCGCACTCGATGACGAGCCACCCTTCCACGAGGAAGTCGACGCGCCCCACGCCGTCGATCCAGACCTGACACTCGAAACGCAGGCCGAGCGAACGCAGGAGCAGCCGGATGAACGTCTCCGACCCCGCCTCCGCCCGGCCGTCGACCAGCGGCGCAAGCGCCCGGCGACGCAGCGGGAGCAGGTGGAAGATCTCGTCCACCTCATCCGCCCGCACGAGTCCGAGGTGCAGCGCACTGTCGAGCGTGGCGATCGCCGCACGTGCCGGCTGACACGACGTCGCCTGCAGGAGCGCGTCGAACACGTCTACGTGCATCGCACGGGGATCGGGCCTGCGGTGGAGCGGCGCCCAGTGCAGGCGCACCGAGGAGGCCGAACGGAGGCGGGTCGCGTGCACCGGGACCTGCACGTGGACCGGCCCGCGGTCCAGGACGAACACCCCCCGTTCCGCGAGCAGTGTCGTGCAGCCGACGAGACCGCCGACGTGTGCGGCCAGAGTCGCCGCGGACGAGGAAGCGGGATGCAGGTATACACCCTGGCGCGGCCGCAGCAGTTCACCCGAGCGTACGAGGTGCGTGATGCGCCGCTGGGACAGTCCCCAGCTCCTCAGGTCGGCGTGCGCGTACACACGGTCGGGATGCATGAGCACCACGGCAGCATCCCGCGGTAGCCTCACCCTCCGACGGCGGCAGGGCTCTGCGGTGGACAGACACCCCGATGGTCCCGCTGTGGAGGCCGGATCCGCGGTCAGCATTCCGGGACAAAGGACCCGCGCCCGGGCCCGGACGCCGGCGCGTAGCGCTGCGTCGGGGTTGTTCCGGCATATCCGCCGTGACCCCGGCGTAGGGCCGACTGGGCCCCCGCCCCGGGAGGAGAGGCACCATGACCTCCTACGTGGTCAACACTCCGGAATACCCACGGCCCTCCCCGCGGTGTCCGCCGTGAGCCGGGCCAACCGGAAGCTATTCCGGAATGTTGTCCGGGACGCACCGCCCCGCACCCCGCACCCACCACCCACCACCTGGGAACGACGACGGCCCCGGTCCGAGGACCGGGACCGTCGTCTGCTCAGCGGGGAGGGATCAGCCCTCGTACGCGCTGTAGCGGTTGTCTTCGCCGAACTGGTAGATGCCGATCGTCGCCTCGGTCGGGTCGCCGACCTCGTCGAACGTGATCGGTCCGGAGATGCCGTCGTAATCGGCCGTGCCGCCACCGAGGATGATCTCGGCGCAGTCCGCGTACGTCGTGCACTTCTCGCCGTCACCCGAGCCGCCGGAGACCTCCTGCAGCTTCGCCGCGATCTCCGCACCCTCCGTCGAGCCGGCAGCGAGGCTCGCCAGCGCGATCAGGATAGTGGCGTCGTACGACTCCGCACCGTAGGTGTACTCGGTGAGCTCGTCGTTGCCCTCGCTGACCCAGAACTCGTTCAGGTCGGTCGTGAAGGCGGCGAGGTCGTCGACGTTCGTGCCCGGGAAGGTCCCCTTCGCGCCGGTGAGCGAACCCGCCGGGAACTCCTCGCCGAACTGCGCGAGGTTGCCGTCGACGAAGTACAGGTCCTCTGCCGGGAACGCCCCGAACAGAGTCGGCAGGATGGTCTTGACCTCTTCGAACGTGATCAGCGCGATCGCGTCCGGGTCGGCCGCGAGCAGCTCGCTGATCTGCGCGTCGAACGTGGTGTCACCGGTGTTGTAGGTCGGCGCGGCGACGACCTCGCCGCCGGCGGCCTCGAAGGACTCCGTGATGTACTTCGCGAGCCCCGTGCCGTACGAGTCGTTGAGCACCAGCAGCCCCAGGGTCTGGTTGCCGTCCTCGGCGATGAGGTTGCCCAGCACCTCCCCCTGCAGCACGTCCGAGGGCGCCGTACGGAAGTACAGGTCGTTGTCCTCGTACGTGGTGAAAGCGTCCGACGTGTTCGCGGGCGAGAACTGGATGACCCCGGCTCCCACGACCTGGTCGATGAACTGCAGCGACGTGCCCGAGGATGCTGCGCCGATGATGGCGGAGACGTTCTCGCCGAGCAGACGCGGGATCTCGGTCTCGTACGCCTTGTTGTCCGTGTCACCGGAGTCGCCGAAGACGACGTCCAGGGTCAGCCCGGTGTCCGCAGAGACATCATTGATCTGCGACTGGGCGAACAGGACGCCCGCTTCCTCCGGCGGGCCCAGGAACGCGAGGTTGCCCGTCTGCGGCAGCGCGGTGCCGATCTTCAGAGCGAGCTCGCCGCCTGCGTCGGGTGCGTCCGAGGAGCTTTCGCTTCCGCCTCCGCCCGAGCAACCGGCGAGAAAGAGCGCGCTGACACCGACCACGGCGATACCGCCGAGGATCTTGCCCGAGCGCGAACGATTCAAGACGTTCATAGTGCTCCTTGATGTGTGAAACGCGGCCCCGAAGGCCGGGGCCGGACCAGTGTGTTCACACTAGTCACACCAAGCGCACCGCATTGTTGCGGTGCGTTAACGATGTGATACATCCCGGTCACGGTCCCGTGACGGCTTCCGCGCCGTCCCCGACGAACGCCGCGTGGCGCGCGTCAGACCAGGTCCGGGACGTCCGGGACGCGGGATGCCTCACGACGCGTCCGCCGGGCGGCTCGGGCGGCGACGACGGAGTCCACGGTCAGGATGACCAGAGCGACCCAGACGATGGCGAAACCGATCCAGCGGCCGAGCGTCATCTGCTCGCCGAGCAGCCAGACGCCGATGATGAACTGGAGCACCGGCGCGACGAACTGCATGATCCCGAGCGTCGTGAGCGAGGCCCGGCGGGCCGCCGACGCGAACATCAGCAGCGGAACCGCGGTGGCGACGCCGGCGCAGGCGAGCAGGAGCAGCTTGCCGCCCCCCACCGAGGTGAACGCCAGGCCGCCGAGCGCTGCCACGACGGCGAGCTGCACGATGGCGACGGGGGCCAACCAGAGCGACTCCAGGGTCAGTCCGCTCACGGCGTCGACGGACGGCCCGATCTTCTTCTTGACCAGCCCGTAGAAGGCGAACGAGAACGCGAGGCTGAGCGCGATCCAGGGGAACGCGCCGTACCCGACGACGATGACCACGACCGCGGCCGCCGCCAGGGAGATCGCGACCCACTGGGCGATGCGCAGTCGCTCGCGCAGCAGCAGCACACCGAGCAGGACGGTCACGATCGGGTTGATGAAGTACCCGAGGCTCGTCTCGATGACGTGCCCGGTGAGGGCGCCGACGAGGTACACCTGCCAGTTCACGTAGATCAGCAGCCCGGCGAGGACGGTCAGCCCGACCAGACGGGGCTGACGCAGGATGGCGACCAGCCGGCGCCACGAGCGCGTCACGGCGATGAGGATCGCGCAGAAGACGAGCGAAAGCAGGATCCGCCAGGCGACGATCTCGAACGGACCGATCGGCGCCAGCAGGACGAAGTACAGCGGGAGGAAGCCCCAGAGTGCGTACGCGCCGAAGGCGTAGAGGCCGCCGGCGGTGCGCTGCTCGGCGGGAGGAGTCGGTGTCACCGGCCCAGCCTAGGTCCGGCCGGCGCACGCGCGGGTCGCAGGAACCACGAAGGGCCCGTCCACCGGAGTGGACGGGCCCTTCGACGAGTTCGTCAGCGAACGACGACGGCGAGGACGTCGCGGGCCGAGAGCACGAGGTACTCGTCGGCGCCGAACTTGACCTCGGTCCCGCCGTACTTGCTGTAGATGACGCGGTCGCCGACGGCGACGTCGAGCGGAACGCGGTTGCCGTTGTCGTCGATGCGGCCGGGGCCGACAGCCACGACCTCGCCCTCCTGGGGCTTCTCCTTGGCGGTGTCGGGGATGACCAGGCCACTAGCGGTGGTCTGCTCGGCCTCGACCTGCTGGATGACGATGCGGTCCTCGAGCGGCTTGATGGAAACCGACACGGTCTACCTCTTCTTTCTCGCTTCGTGAAACGGAAGACTCATTAGCACCCTCACACCGAGAGTGCTAACGCCAGTGTAGAGGCGTACTGGCACTCGTGCAACGCGAGTGCCAATGCGGGTCCACCCCGTAATCTCCCCTCCTCCCCCTAACGTCCCGGCGCGGCCGAGCCCGTCCGACGGAGGACCCGATCGTCCGGCCCCCTAATCTGCGGCGGACGTGTCCCCCAAATGGCCATGCGGTGGTATACAGGCCCTGTACCACTCCTGAGGGGGCAAATATGGGTGAGTACGTTCTCGCCGTCGATGTCGGGACGTCTCGAGTGAGTGCTGCCGTCGCACGCAAGGCGACGACCGGGGAAATCAGCACCACGAGCGTCGCTCTGGGGCGCGCCCGGGACGCGGCGCCGGCGACCGTCTTCGTCGGCGAATCCGGGCTGCAGTTCGGGGATGCGGCGGACCGGCGCGCGCTCGTCCAGCCCGACCGGGCGCTGCGGGCCGTGAGCATCCGCATCGGCGACGATGCACCCTTCGTCGTGGGCGACCGCCGATTGATGCCGGCCGACGTCTTCGCCGCGATCGTCGGCTGGGTCGTCGAGTCCGTGAAGGACCGTGAGTCCGCCGATCCGTCCGCCATCGCGGTCACGGTCCCCGCGACCTGGGGCGACTACCGCACCGACCTCGTCCGCGCCGCCCTGGAACGGGCGGGCCTGACCGGGGTGGCGCTGACCACCGGCGCCGAAGCCGCCGCAGCCGAGTACGAGACCGCCACCCCGCTCCGGCCGGGTCGCGCCCTCGCCGTCTACGATCTCGGCGGCGGCGGATTCGAGGCCGTCGTGCTGCGCAAGGAGCGCGGCTCCGACCGGCTGCGGATCGTCGGCACACCGCTCGCCGCAGATGACGCCGCCGGGGGGGACGTCGACGACGCGGTCCTCGCCCGGGTGCTCCAGTCGACCGGTCTCACGGCGACATCGCCCGAGTTCCTCGGCGCACCGCCGCTGGCCGCCGCCGCCCTGCGACGCGAGTGCACCGAGGCCAAGGAAGCCCTCTCCTTCGACTCGGAGACGGTTGTCCCGGTGATCGTCGGCCAGGGCGGCAGCGTGCGCCTCACCCGTGGCGAGCTCGAGGCGATGATCGAGCCGATCGTCGAGCGCACGATGGAGACTCTGACGCGGGTGATCGAATCGGCCCGCATCTCCGCCGCGGAGCTCGACGCGGTCCTGCTCGTGGGCGGATCGTCCCGGATTCCGCGGGTGGCGCAGATGCTGTCCGAGCGCTTCGACCGCCCCGTCGTCGTCGAGATCGATCCGAAGGCCGTGGTGACCGTGGGCGCCGCCCGCTCCCTCGGCGCGGCCACGCTCGACGCGGACACGACGATACCCCTCGCCCACACGGCGATCGGGGCCGCGCCCGCGGTCATCGCCCGGCGACGGTCCTGGTTGCGTCGGATCGCTCCGGCGGCGGCGACCGGCACCGCGGTGCTGGTCCTGGCCGCCGGGATCGTCGTCTCGAGCGGCAGTTCGCTGGCATCGGGATCGACGTCGCTGACGCTCGCGGGCGGGAACAGCATCCTGTCTCTGAGCGCGCTCGAGGCACGCGCGGACCGGGGGGCGGCGATCGCCGCCCCTGCGTCGCCCGTCGCCGCGGAGGAGCCCGCGGACGACTGGACCACCCCTCGCACGGCCTCCCCCGACCGCAAGCCTGCAGCGTCCAGGTCCGCAGCGCCCGACACGCGCCGCGAGCCCGATCCCGAGAAACCGACGAGCTCGTCCTCGTCCAGCGGCACGACGCCCGCGAATCCCCGTACGCCGACCACCGAGCCGAGCGCCACGCCCCAGCCCTCCGCGACGACACCGCCCCCGGCGGTCGCGGAGGACTCCGGCCCCGTCACCCCGGCGGATCCGGTCGTGACCCACCCCGATCCCGGACCCGATCCGGACACACCGCCCGCGCATACGCCGGAACCGCAGCCCGCAGCCGACCCCCCACCCGAACCCGAACCCGAACCGCAGCCCGATCCCAGCTCGTCGACGACGCAGTCGACGGAACCGGCCGAGGAACACGCGCCGTGAGCTGACCGGGAGGCGACCGGAGGTACTCATGACCGCGTCCGCACCTGATACGCAGAGCTCCCCCACCGAACTCGTCTGGACCAGGCTCGCGCATGCGCGGGTCCGTGAACTGACCGGCGATGCGTCCCGCGCGCCCCGCGCACTCGTGGTGGGCACGGCGGGCTCCGGGAAGTCGCTCGTCCTCCAGCATCTGCGCTCCACCTTGCGCAGCCGGGGCACGCACGTGGCGCTCGCGTCGTCGAACCCCGACCTCTCCACCCTCCCGCGCGACGCCGTGCTGTTCGTGGACGACGCTCATCTGATGACCGAGTCCCAGCTCCTCGCACTGCAATCGCGCCTGGAGGATGACGAGGCGGGCGTCGTGCTGGCATGCCGGCCGTGGCCGCGGAGCGAACAGCTGCGCCTCATCGCGCGTCAGCTCGAGCAGGGCCGCCCCCCGATCGTGCTCGGCCACCTCGGCGCGGCGGAGTTGCGTTCCCACCTCGCCCGGGAAGGCACCACAGTGCCGGAGACCTGCCTCTCGGCGCTTCTCGAACTCTGCGGAGCGGTGACCTGGCTGGTGCGGGAGGCGCTCCTGGCCCACGGGACCGGGCCGTGCAACGATCCCGAACATCGTGCGGTGCAGACGGCGCTCACCGAGATCGTGGCGGCTCGGCTGCACACGATCGAGCCTGCCGTCGCCGCGCGGGTGCAGAGCGAGTGCCTCAACGTCGCCGGAACGGCCGACGCGGACGCCGACGAGACCGCCATGGCCGGATACGCCGAGGGCCTGCTCCTGCGCAACGGCCGGCCCGTGCCCATCGTCCGCACCACGGTGCTGGCCACCATCCCCGTGGACCGTCTCATCGCGCTGCTGTCGGGCGGTAGGTCGCGCCCGAGCAACGAGGTGATGGAGCTGCTCACCGGACTGACCGACCCGCGCATCGCCAGCGCGCTGGTGGAGCTCGGCGACGCGATGCTGGAGCGCGATCCCGTCCGCGCCGCCGAGCTGTACCGGAACGCCGCCAGTTCCGGTGCCGA
The sequence above is a segment of the Microbacterium caowuchunii genome. Coding sequences within it:
- the guaB gene encoding IMP dehydrogenase, which translates into the protein MDNHDPFGFVGLTYDDVLLLPGHTDVIPSEADTSSRVTRRITVATPLIAAAMDTVTETRMAIAIAREGGLGILHRNVSIAEQAAMVDRVKRSESGMISDPVTTTADATIEEVDALCAKYRISGLPVIDDDGRLIGIVTNRDIRFVSGFERKSTYVRDVMTREGLITAPVGVSAGDVIAAFAKHRVEKLPLIDDDGKLAGLITIKDFDKSEKYPLATKDDQGRLRVGAAIGFFGDAFERAQALRDAGVDVLVVDTANGQSAGVIDMVRRLKADDSFAHIDIIGGNVATREGAQALVDAGVDAVKVGVGPGSICTTRIVAGVGVPQVTAIYEAYQAAREAGVPVIADGGLQYSGDIAKALVAGADTVMLGSLFAGTDESPGEIVFQGGKQFKQYRGMGSLGALQTRGKKTSYSKDRYFQADVPNDDKLIPEGIEGQVAYRGPLSAVAYQLVGGLRQSMFYVGARTIEELKAKGRFVRITPAGLKESHPHDVQIVVEAPNYKR
- a CDS encoding ABC transporter permease subunit, which translates into the protein MRPTTTAQRPRRRVLFTALLGAAIAMLLSLLALPSPALAAEDDPYRISGNVQLDGQPLEGVELVVDGPGGEQTVTTDEKGQWRVGVPERDTYTVTLDEDTLPEGIAVVDEASDTPNEKEVDVGAGGRVTVNFFIGEGERNVTGFADQLVQRVVQGLSFGLMLALAAVGLTLVYGTTGISNFAHGEMVSFGAIVALLLVGPASFALPWWLGYPLAVILSAGFGFVLDALLWRPLRRRRVGVVQLMIVSIGLSLALRYVYQFFIGGGTIQLPYASAPKFNLFGSVQMGIIDMISIGISIVVIVAFALWLTRSRLGKATRAISDNSSLAAASGIDVDHVVRVVWIVAGGLAGLAGILYAYYRPGIKWDMGAQLLLLMFAAVILGGLGTAYGALIGAIIVGLLVEVSSLWIPSDLKYASALFVLIVILLFRPQGILGRRERIG
- a CDS encoding branched-chain amino acid ABC transporter permease, whose product is MDWLQIFSNTASSILSPATIGYALAALGLAVHFGYAGLINMGIAGFMAIGAYGYAISILSFGLPWWLGAIIGLVAAALFALILGIPTLRLRGDYLAIVTIAAAEVVRLLFLTTAFDEVTGSADGLSGYHGSFRAANPLPEGTYGLGPWTYNENQWWVRIMGLLTLAFAVLVVWMLMRSPWGRALKGIREDEDAVRSLGKNVYAYKMQSLVLGGVLAAAGGIVYALPSAVSPGVYVTSLTFFVWTALLLGGAATVFGPLLGSLIFWVLQTFLSNVLPALVQAGVLPFMSQIQAGTLRFILVGVALMLLVIFMPQGLLGNKKELTFVK
- a CDS encoding ABC transporter ATP-binding protein, which translates into the protein MSSENPAESVVVPAPREKTTGLHVGEAAPGVAKVDPIIVADDVRRTFGGINAVDVDHIEIPRGAITALIGPNGAGKTTLFNLLTGFDKPNAGTWSFEGRSLSNMPAYKVARMGLVRTFQLTKALGLLTVLDNMKLGATGQRGERFWAGMLPALWRKQDAEIEERAMALLAKFKLDTKAADFAASLSGGQRKLLEMARALMTEPTLVMLDEPMAGVNPALTQSLLEKILDLKDEGMTVLFVEHDMHMVRHIADWVIVMAEGRIVAEGDPHTVMRNPAVIDAYLGAHQELDLGVVTGRIDVVDADPTTDAEKSAVASAEKLVDEGIAEEETEK
- a CDS encoding ABC transporter ATP-binding protein, with the protein product MSAPVQTGTPVVFVDDVHAGYLPGVNILNGCSLVAHQGELIGIIGPNGAGKSTLLRAIFGQVNVRSGTVSLEGDDITGQKPDKLVKRGVGFIPQSNNVFPSLTIEENLQMGLYQRPSAYKERLEFVTGIFSELGARLKQRAGSLSGGERQMVAMSRALMMDPKVLLLDEPSAGLSPVRQDEAFIRVSEINKAGVTCIMVEQNARRCLQICDRGYVLDQGRDAYTGTGRELLGDPKVTELYLGTLGT
- a CDS encoding ABC transporter substrate-binding protein — protein: MNVLNRSRSGKILGGIAVVGVSALFLAGCSGGGGSESSSDAPDAGGELALKIGTALPQTGNLAFLGPPEEAGVLFAQSQINDVSADTGLTLDVVFGDSGDTDNKAYETEIPRLLGENVSAIIGAASSGTSLQFIDQVVGAGVIQFSPANTSDAFTTYEDNDLYFRTAPSDVLQGEVLGNLIAEDGNQTLGLLVLNDSYGTGLAKYITESFEAAGGEVVAAPTYNTGDTTFDAQISELLAADPDAIALITFEEVKTILPTLFGAFPAEDLYFVDGNLAQFGEEFPAGSLTGAKGTFPGTNVDDLAAFTTDLNEFWVSEGNDELTEYTYGAESYDATILIALASLAAGSTEGAEIAAKLQEVSGGSGDGEKCTTYADCAEIILGGGTADYDGISGPITFDEVGDPTEATIGIYQFGEDNRYSAYEG
- the rarD gene encoding EamA family transporter RarD; translation: MTPTPPAEQRTAGGLYAFGAYALWGFLPLYFVLLAPIGPFEIVAWRILLSLVFCAILIAVTRSWRRLVAILRQPRLVGLTVLAGLLIYVNWQVYLVGALTGHVIETSLGYFINPIVTVLLGVLLLRERLRIAQWVAISLAAAAVVVIVVGYGAFPWIALSLAFSFAFYGLVKKKIGPSVDAVSGLTLESLWLAPVAIVQLAVVAALGGLAFTSVGGGKLLLLACAGVATAVPLLMFASAARRASLTTLGIMQFVAPVLQFIIGVWLLGEQMTLGRWIGFAIVWVALVILTVDSVVAARAARRTRREASRVPDVPDLV
- the groES gene encoding co-chaperone GroES, which codes for MSVSIKPLEDRIVIQQVEAEQTTASGLVIPDTAKEKPQEGEVVAVGPGRIDDNGNRVPLDVAVGDRVIYSKYGGTEVKFGADEYLVLSARDVLAVVVR